A region of the Thermus sp. LT1-2-5 genome:
GACCCCCAAAAAAAGCGTGTGTTCACCCCAAAGTATGCTGTCACCGCCTACTGCATCTACCCTAAATGTATACAACGCACCCATTTTTCTAGGAAAGGAAAGCTCCTCGGGGTTTTCTAAAGAAACAGCTAGTGGCGATATCACATCTATACCATATTGCCGAGCTCCCCTGAGAAGCCCTTCCAAAGTGGAACTCTCAGGAAAGGTATCGTCGTCCATTACCCAAATCCACTCGTACCCTAGCTCGTAAGCCCGCTTCATCCCCTCGTGGAACCCTCCAGCCCCCCCCTGGTTCTCGGGAAGCCGCAGGACCTCCACCTGGGGGAACTCCTCCTTTAGCATCTCCGCCGTCCCGTCCGTGGAGGCGTTGTCCACCACCAGGACGTGGTCCACAGGCCGGGTCTGGGAAAGCACCGCCTGTAGGCATTCCCTTAGAAGTTCCTTCCGGTTATACGTGACAATCACCGCACACACCCTATCCATGCGCCACCTCC
Encoded here:
- a CDS encoding glycosyltransferase family 2 protein encodes the protein MDRVCAVIVTYNRKELLRECLQAVLSQTRPVDHVLVVDNASTDGTAEMLKEEFPQVEVLRLPENQGGAGGFHEGMKRAYELGYEWIWVMDDDTFPESSTLEGLLRGARQYGIDVISPLAVSLENPEELSFPRKMGALYTFRVDAVGGDSILWGEHTLFLGVLISRRAVNQVGLPDPRLFIRGDELEYSLRISRVGLRKAILPWVRVTHPGTRSEFTFFLGKRSGVIYTGNRSCKDLCVRVRV